The following proteins are encoded in a genomic region of Aliiroseovarius sp. F47248L:
- the mreC gene encoding rod shape-determining protein MreC: MAKKSNQSDIYARPLRRLLVGILMLCLFLVFLIWRIDSPRVERFRANLVDRVVPSFDWALVPVTKLVGMVEDFQSYQRIYEQNQELRRELQQMKAWKEAALQLEQENAQLLNLNNVRLDAQLSYVTGVVLTDSGSPFRQSVLLNIGARDGIIDGWATTDGLGLAGRISGVGQKTSRVILLTDSNSRVPIIVQPSGQTALLVGDNSAAPPIEFLEAPEKVRPGDRVVSSGDGGVFPAGLLVGHVAMGTDRRLRVRLSADYERLEFLRVLRSHPGEKVDDDGALIVSTPALPPLPEPTLESTDPEAQAEAPATGGTDG; encoded by the coding sequence TTGGCAAAAAAGAGCAATCAGAGCGACATCTATGCCCGCCCGCTGCGCAGGCTGCTGGTCGGGATTCTGATGCTGTGTCTGTTTTTGGTCTTCCTTATCTGGCGCATCGATAGTCCGCGGGTGGAACGCTTTCGCGCTAATCTGGTGGATCGCGTAGTGCCCAGCTTTGACTGGGCTCTGGTGCCGGTCACGAAACTTGTTGGTATGGTCGAGGATTTTCAATCTTATCAGCGAATTTACGAGCAGAATCAGGAATTACGCCGCGAGCTGCAGCAGATGAAAGCCTGGAAAGAGGCCGCCCTTCAGCTGGAACAGGAAAACGCGCAGCTCTTAAACCTGAACAACGTTCGGTTGGACGCACAATTGTCCTATGTCACCGGTGTCGTGTTGACCGACAGCGGGTCGCCGTTTCGCCAATCGGTGCTTCTTAACATAGGCGCGCGTGACGGGATCATTGACGGTTGGGCCACGACGGATGGGCTGGGACTGGCGGGCCGTATTTCGGGTGTCGGTCAGAAAACAAGTCGCGTGATCCTTTTGACCGACAGCAACAGCCGTGTGCCGATCATCGTCCAGCCGTCAGGCCAGACGGCCTTGTTAGTGGGCGATAACTCGGCTGCGCCACCTATTGAGTTTCTGGAGGCTCCCGAGAAGGTGCGCCCCGGCGATCGTGTCGTGTCATCGGGCGATGGCGGGGTTTTCCCAGCAGGGCTTTTGGTTGGGCATGTCGCAATGGGCACCGATCGACGTTTGCGTGTCCGACTATCAGCCGACTATGAAAGATTGGAATTCCTTCGGGTTCTGCGCAGTCATCCCGGTGAGAAGGTGGATGACGACGGGGCGTTGATCGTCTCGACGCCCGCACTTCCCCCGCTTCCAGAACCAACCCTAGAGAGCACGGACCCAGAGGCGCAAGCCGAAGCGCCGGCGACAGGGGGGACGGACGGATGA
- a CDS encoding rod shape-determining protein MreD, whose protein sequence is MTDHLTLMRWLFSIALAAIAAVVLFARLLPIDLTPGRFPGPDILLAFTFAWVLRRPDYVPVLLVAVLFFLMDMLLLRVPGVWPLMVVAGSEFLRRRESGLREQHFLVEWGLVAMTLFAMLIGQRVLLAVFFVDQVPFGRELMQLISTAAVYPLVVFVSVFLLGVEKLQPGDDAITRQAS, encoded by the coding sequence ATGACAGATCATCTTACCCTCATGCGCTGGCTGTTTTCGATCGCGCTTGCCGCAATCGCGGCGGTCGTGCTGTTCGCGCGCCTTTTGCCGATTGATCTGACGCCGGGGCGGTTTCCCGGCCCAGATATCCTGTTAGCCTTCACGTTTGCCTGGGTGCTACGCCGCCCCGACTATGTGCCGGTCTTGCTGGTTGCTGTTCTGTTTTTCCTGATGGATATGCTATTATTGCGTGTCCCGGGCGTCTGGCCTCTGATGGTCGTCGCAGGATCGGAATTCCTGCGTCGTCGCGAATCCGGACTGCGCGAACAGCATTTCCTTGTCGAATGGGGGCTTGTCGCCATGACCCTGTTCGCCATGTTGATTGGGCAACGCGTTCTGTTGGCTGTGTTCTTCGTCGATCAGGTGCCATTTGGGCGGGAGTTGATGCAACTCATTTCGACGGCTGCGGTCTATCCGTTGGTGGTCTTTGTGTCTGTCTTTCTGCTGGGTGTGGAAAAACTGCAGCCCGGGGACGATGCAATCACAAGGCAAGCGTCATGA